The proteins below come from a single Mauremys reevesii isolate NIE-2019 linkage group 6, ASM1616193v1, whole genome shotgun sequence genomic window:
- the LOC120407300 gene encoding interferon beta-like, which yields MTTRCLLHVCLIRLFSTEILSQLCTMLHFQQNKVNKESLELLKKMSGNFPSQCKNERVAFKPTQDVVQLQVSQKENAKVATQEILQEIFNIFSKNLTRSAWDGTSIVRFQNS from the coding sequence ATGACCACCAGATGTTTGCTGCATGTTTGCCTCATACGGCTCTTCTCCACTGAAATCTTGTCTCAGCTCTGTACCATGCTTCACTTCCAGCAGAACAAAGTGAACAAAGAGAGCTTGGAGCTTCTGAAGAAAATGAGCGGAAATTTCCCCTCACAATGCAAAAATGAAAGGGTAGCTTTCAAGCCCACACAGGATGTTGTCCAACTTCAAGTGTCCCAGAAGGAGAATGCCAAGGTGGCAACCCAAGAGATCCTTCAAGAGATCTTCAACATCTTTAGCAAAAACCTCACCCGAAGTGCCTGGGATGGGACTTCCATAGTCAGGTTCCAAAATAGCTGA